Part of the Bicyclus anynana chromosome 3, ilBicAnyn1.1, whole genome shotgun sequence genome is shown below.
TTTaaccaatagggtagttgactcatatcaaatttaatataaactatattaatttcgtgtagtacaagGAATAAGGGTAcgaaaaatatcaattattagtaaaagttaaggatttcttttaaaacctaatttaaatatcatgtattttttaaattttccaaacttcaaaaacgctgttgtctattttgtgacgtcactaacaagTAACAtccttgatgtactaaacgtcgaactaaatgatatctaatatttttgtcaaacgctccatttgtatgggatttattgtagtgacgtcttgaaacagttgaaatatagaccgtcatggccgacaggcgtttggGCTCGTTTTGTCAAACACATATTcaagaattaatattttcatgtaatcacgtctcaaaattttttttagtctagtagagcgataataaactatttaagaccatttaaaataatgtcaactagcctattattgtTAAAGTCACTATTCAAAGACCTGCCTGCAGGCTCTGTTTTGCACGCTAGAGACTGGTTGTCCTTGGGTACAGTAGACCGCTTCTGTTTATTGAGTAACTTTATCTTGATATTTGCTGTGAATAGTAAATCTGAATCACAACAGATTGCCTATTCTAGCACACCTTcagtttaatgattttattaaaatttcattttttaatttaatcttttaATGCAGTCCTTCAGACAGGGCTTAAAAAGGGTGCAATTAGATATATGCATCATTGAACatgtaataaaagtaaagttttttattCAGTGTAAAAGCAAAGAAATGTAAATATCACTCAAAAGTTGATTAATTTCATAGACAAGTTTTTAAATCAACAACCAATTGAGATTCAAAATCgaacatttttaacaaaacaagATACAAGATAACAGGCGtactaaaattttaacaattcaATTGTCAGTGCTTTCACATGGCTAATATTTGGCCATTCAAATGTATTATGTCAAGAAAGAGATGTTAATTACATATGTACAAAATTTGAGCTCGAGAATAAAGGCAATACTAGCTTTTTGttcatcacatttttttttataatattatttcaccaAATGTAAAAGTTAAGAATTAAATATTCGAAAATTCTACATGTAGTGACAAATAAtgtatttacttttaatatactAACAATGTATTATTTGTTCGTATATTATTGtgatgaaaaaaaagaattttggcACCAATATGGCGTCCTTACTTCTCGCTCATGAAACCTTATGACAAAGATACCAATCCTTTTCAGGGGCTGATTCAAGTCTAAGTATACAAAACACGTTTATTCATACAAACACACATCTTCATCCATTCATCGTCTGTCATAGATTCTttcatattttacaaaacaataatttatacaatTCATAATCCCTTGCAAATGTGCATCATGCCTAAAATAACATACTTCATCTTCCATACAATTCCCTTTCGCATCACATAAGTAATAAGATACCACAGCCACCGTCTGTATCTATAATACCAAATAGGAAAAtgctttgatatttttttttaaatattacggaAAGATAATGGTGAGGCATTACATAGTATTTCAAGTGCCGCGCTAGGTGCATTGAACACAATAATCACTATGTGATTCACAAAAATCATACcccatttacaaatattttttttttattaagcacAACACAAtatatgtttattatgtttCTAACATAATATTTGTAGCAAGTTCAATGGACAGACAGTTGGCCCTACTTAAATctatattcaatattttataacatgtaGAGGCACACTTTagattaaaaagaaaagaaacttgttttattgaaatacaaaataataagcaaTTCTCAAGGCCCAGTTAATTATGCACCTAACGACTTTAAAATAACGTCATGATACGACCTCCcattaatacttttaattttaccaGCAATAAGTTGATTGAAACTTCGTTACATCACTTTTTGTCCATGATGTTTGGAATCTGCAAAgaaaatattgtcaaatatatgaaaaataaaaatcatgcatcatcatataattatgtacataatatcatcatttttgagggcgtccgtggcgcagttgtatgcgcggtggatttacaagatagaggtccagggttcgatccccggctgggcagattgagtttttcttaattggtccaagtctggctggtgggaggcttcggtcgtggctaccACCACCACCctaccaccctaacgacaaagacataccgccaagcgatttagcgttccagtatgatgtcgtgtaaaaaccgaaaggggtgtggattttcatcctcctcctaagttagcctgcttccatcttagattgcatcatcacttaccatcagatgagatgctgaatgtagtcaagggctaacttaaggagaattaaaaaaaaatacttataataaaactgtcagGTACAACATTGTACATTCTACACTGAACTTATTTTTGTTGGAATGATAAATGGAatggaatgaaaataaaatcaatactaAAGCCAATCAAGTGACGTTACatggagtttacactgtatataaaaatgaatccatatatcccttggtcacgcgtgaacggctgtaccgatttcacatttttatttaatgtgtttgttattgttaggagaaggttcttatgacagaaaaagttgaataaatttaaggggtagggtagggtagtgtagggtaggggtagttaaaagtttacatcgagtttcacgcggacagagtcgcgggcgtccgctagtatactatatACTTAACAGATTAATAGATGCCTTACTGTATTgacaaacaaaatacaaagttaTCTCACCAGCTAGCGAGCGGCGCCTGCTGCTTCAGCTTGCGGATCTCCTTGGTGGCCCAGTTGGCGAGCGTCTTGGTGCGCGGCGTGCGCGACATGCGCGCCGCCTGCAGCAGGTCGAGCAGCGGACGCGTCTCCAGCAGCGGCAACACGCGCTGCCCGAACACCGTGCACAAGTCGCCCGTGAGCCCCGCGATCAGCGACATGTGGCTGTCCGTTCGCTCCGGCTCGGAAGCCACTTGGATCATGAAGTTCACGATGGCGGCCACGTGGGGCTCCACCACGGCCACGTCCACGAGTATCTCGCCACTCGTGCCCTTCAATCCCTGAATGATACCGGTGTACGCTTCCAGCACGCTTTCCCGAAGCTCACCCAGATATTCAACCATATCATAGTCATTGCGATCCACTTGTGCATTGCTGGCCTGAAATAGAaggataaatattaaaataaatattgctttAATGTacgcaatctatactaatattataaatgcgaaagtaagtctctCTGTCTGTACCTTAGTAGGTACCTTTTCACAGCTGacataatggtaaatgggacttggagcaaaacatagggtacttttttccctaaaattaaaatagaagggggtgtaataggggttgaaagtttgtatggaaagtccctatttttagagttataaaatataaataataaaattttgttcataaatcataagaaaaatacgaaatataatgtgattcaagaatttctaaaattcaactcctaaagtggtgaaatagtgtttgaattagaaatagaaatggggattgaaagtttacataaattacacaaaaattccacgcgacgaagtcgcgggcattcgctagtatttaatataaatatgagaATCTATTATGCTTTAAATTTCAGATAACTTTCGACAtccaataatataaacattatttacttGATCACAGCAGAATGCAtcaatatgaaatatatatatattaaagaaagttacactatttataacaagACTGATTTGGCTAAAAATTTGTGGAGAGGTAGGAGTAGgacagggtagggtagatgtaggctTCCatgcgggtgtctgctagttggATACAAGTATTAGTTTATAGTCTGCTTtattacataggctactttttgtgcTCACAGCGAACATTATTGAAATTGcacaagtaataaaagaaaagtaaagaacattttttaaacaaaatatatagtttaataATACTGACCTGCAGTAACATTTGCATAACAACCTCAAAGTACTTTTTGAAGTCAGGACCAATACTAAGCGCTATATCtccaaacactgaaagaatctgAGGTTTTACTGCGCGGTGGATGTACGGGTCACCAAGATTCTGTAGTAAAAGTACTATGATTTCATCACAGTATGGCAGCACCTACAATAACAATTGTCATAgcattatttagttaaaaacaaTGAAGCACATATCACTTTAAAAATtcacttttttgttattttacctTACTCTTTAGTGACCGGCATATATCACCAGTAACACCCACGGCAGCTATGCATACTTGATATTCTTGGTGATTTTTGAGACCAACatacaaatattgtttaaaagcATCCATATATTTAAGGAAACCCTCTCCTAACACTTCAACTAATGTAGAAACTGCCATCAATGCATCTTCTTGAACGCCACCAGCCTTGCCGGCATTTCCAGCAAACATGGTCAACAGAGCAGCCATGATGGCATCAGATATTTGTGGCGCATCCTCGGGTGTTACCTTACGAAGAACTGATTGCAAAGTGGCGCACAGCAGACTTTGCAGGTCAATCAACTGAGTCCTGTCAACCTGGCTTGAGATATGATTCTCCATTTGCAGCACCTGCTGCAAACGCTCTAATATAACCATTGTAGTTTTCTGCACAGTGACATAACAGTCAGTCGGGGAGTTCTTCACCATTTCCATGAGAGCTTCATAAGCTGCCGACCGCAAATTATGCTGAGCTGCATCAAGTCGATCTGTGGTCTCCAGGAGGCGTTGAACAATATAATCAAAGTAAGTGGACATGCAGTAAGTCTTGGGTTGGGTGGAGTCGCCGCAATCTGCAGCATCGTATGCAGCTTCAGCCAATCCCGTGAACGCCCAACAGACATTGGCAGCCACACGAGGCTCACCCTTCAAACCACTCATAAGACTCTCCAGAAGAGGTTTGAGGTAGGTGTCGTTGATGGCAGCTTCTGGGACAATTTCACAAATTCTACCAAATGTCCAGGCAGCTGTATCTCTCACTGCTACACTCGAGTCATACATGGCTTGAATGAGGGTTGGCATAGCTTCTTCTACAAGTGGTTTTAGAGTAGCCGATTCAAGACCTCCTAAGATTGAACCAAAAGCCATGAGAGCTGCTTCTCTGTATCTCCAGTTATcacttttaatatttgaatGAATAAATGGTAGGACGTGAGGAACAATTTCATCTTCACAGCAGTTTGAAAGAAGCATTAAACATACTGAAGCAGCTTTGGATGGGTTCCATTCCaattcatcatcagaatcttcctgttttgttaatttttgcaTTAATACAGGAGCAATATACTGTAGCGCCCCACGGGCATAGAATCTTGATGTTCTGACTGGTGGCCGACCTAttgaaaaaatgttaattattaaaaatgtggTATTCTTAATTCagacacaaaaaaaacatttgacaTACCTGCTTCACTTGCCTCAGCCATTTCAATCCCTAGATCTATTTCCTCATCACTAACATTTGACCAGAACTCTATTCCTTGTAAAGATATCTCATCTATATCAGATTTCATTGCTTCTAAAGTGATAGGGAATAGAGCTTGTCCCATGTATGGTTCCATATATTGGTAgtataaagataatatttttacctaaaaaaattacaaatatttagtaGTTATAATAATCATCAAACCAGTAACATTACAATACAGAATTATGTACTATTAggggacgcccacgacttcgtccgcgtgaatctcgatgtaaactttcaagcttgACTTGGAGAAAAAATCCGAGCAGAGCCCTGGAATGATGCCAGCGTGATGCCCAGTCAAGAAATTTCATGGacacacagacaaaaaattaaaaatcgaattttttggcatcagtattgatgattatatacagggtgtcccgtaaatattacgacatactttacaaggcTATAACTGACATCatggcctactaaaataacgcaatgttattttatggtttttaagttatattgatttttgtacaaaatacaataatctactttcagtgcagtttagtcaccatttgttgaaaaatttcttaagcattgattttatacttggtaattatttttgaatagttgtttcaagtagtgaaaatttaagtttagttttttctactgcaaagtaggtttttccaaaaaacgggacttattatttttttcatgttaataatttttttttgtctgtaattttagcggtcacattgaaaaaaaaatgtactacttCTACTACTTGGAACTAAAATAGCAATTGTAAGACAGTAATCCTTATCAACTAGTAAGTAGTTTCCGAAAGGggtaaattatgtaaaaatcgttatttattaaaatttgtagtagaaaaaattaaactttcattacttgaaaaaactattcaaagataatcaactaaaaaaaactaaactgcactgaagttagggatttttgtattttgtacaaaaataaacataacttaaaaaaaaaattcggctaacatatattgcactattttagtaggccttggtgTCAGCTTCACCTGTAAAGTATGCCATACTTATTACGGGacatgccctccaacaaaaactttaaaaatatcttcaacatacagaattggacctgttattttattttaagtatagattaaaaatgtGTATGTATCACAAGTATGATGGCCCATATTACAAACTATACAAAGGCTACTTGTTATTTACTTCAAGCTATTTGGAACTCACTAGACATTGCAGTGCAGCTACACTAATTCTCATATCAGTGGACTGTGTTGCCTCACAAACAACTTCCATTATAAAGTTCCTCTCATTTTCTTTATCAAAATTAGCCCTAGTGAATTCAAGTGAATTGAGCAGAGCTTGGGTGGCAGCAAGACGAACATTAAAACTTGGCTCAGATGATCTCATTCCATGTATGATAGCAGTTAGAATTGCATTGCTTTGTTCTGTCAGTACTTCAGCATCTATTTCTTGGCAAATATAACCTGAAAATTCAAATAACCACTTCAGCAAAATtcagtttacatttattttatttgatactgtaggtacaattattttactgTGAAAAGCATGTAAGACATAATATCATTCATGTACATCAATTGATAAGTAAAATCAGAAGAATAGTTAAACAAAATTCATTATACATTGTGTGtttcaacaaaataatacaaaataaagtaggtatgaaatgaaataatattttctaccttcatttttagtttatttgtaataaacattgcacattgagtatggctttagtatttGGTTATGTggaatttaatttgatattatgtatatgttaccaataaattgtaaaataagttagtttataatattacaagtgagattataaactaacatattttacaatctaacagTGACATATATGTAACTTACTCTCCTATGTCAAATACCAGTGAAACTCCTCCAagaatttattactttattagaaTAGTGATTTAAAGAATTCACATTTATGAATATTtacacaacaaacaaacaaaaaacaatgcaaaagattaaataatgtattataaaaaagaaaaaagaataataatttcaattttgtttgtaatatcCCTAGTTTGTTAATATTAGTTAATCTGGACAGGagataagaataaaaattatgattgaAAATTAGTTAAGGGCAGAAAAATCTTAAACCTCATCCAAGTAGTCCACTACCATCTCAGACTGTCTTGTGACTCATCATCAGGTGCAGTCAATAGCAAACTCattgttaaacaaaaaaagaacttaCCAATAGCCTCCAAGCTAGCTTCTTTCTTGAGTTCTGTAGACTGAAGATTGACAACATTTTCTACTAGGATTGGAATGAGACCGTTCCATTGTCCTACTGCAAGTTCAGCAACTGCTACATACGCTACACACTGGGCTGCAGAACTGGGTCGGCTGTTCTCTGTGCCAATAGCTGCTAGAATCTAAAAGTATTCCACAGGATTTTggttattttcaaatattctaATGTTATACATACTctgcaacaccctgtatataaaagGCATTGTTCTTCAACTTTGGGCATCAACTatcaaatatgatttttttctatGCCTCTGACAATGTGTATGCAAGCTTTCATGATGACAATAATATTTGTGATTGttaaatacttaaaaagttAACAATGAAACTCAttgacatattttataatactaccAGTTAAGATGCCTACTGTGTTAAAACTTATTATTCTGAAAgtataatatttgtgtaataGAGAAatggattacattttttttaatgtatagtCTTGTATCTTCAGGTAGATCTAGCCACCTCTGTTGATATTGCTGTTTAAGGGTAGGATCTTTTGAAGTCAGATGGTTTTTTAACTGCAAGCCAGCGGCCATTCTAGCCACCTGGCTATTGCCCCCTTGGACCAACACATCTGACAGCATCTTGATAAAAATTGTGAAGTTTGACACAGCTGCATGGTCAAGATACTTCTCAGCCGCTTCCAATTCATTTCGATCTGAAATATATGAATTGATATGCCATAATTAATCGTCATTTATCAGGAATGGGGATATTTCTCTATTCTCTGCACATCTACACTCAAATGAAGCATCAAAAATTATTGACTGTTAGCATTGTAAGGTTATCACACAAGGAGTCAAACCTATAAATTTGATGTAATGATCGTTATCGCAATTAGAATTAAGCAAAAGTGAAGTAAAACAATTGCAAAAGAAACAATGATAAGGCCCAGAAAATTCTTAACATGACTTACCAAATAACGTGTTACCTACATTAACTTGTTACAAGTTTTACTAAATCAATCTATTgttaagtaaaattttcgttaAAACTTTATCATGCTATCAATACTACTCTTATTATTTCGTAGAAATTAGTCATAACGATTCGTGCTACGTAGATTTACAAAAGTCAGTTGACAATAACGAAGCGCCATGCTCACAGAATTAAAGAAAGCGTTACATACCTGGTGATAtagttttttctaaaatttgtaTCAGGGATAACGTCGGTTCTGTAATCATTGTGTTATTCTATTTTCTAAATCAATTTACAAATACTATGTGAAAAACTAATGTAACTGAAGAAAAATTGGTAACCGGCACACGACGAAAGAGCACTCAACTCAAATTTCGTAAATCACAGACCAAATATCTATGAAATTATGTGACCAAGGAACAGTGACCAAAGAGTGGagtaagtttaaaatatttatttagccgtttgtggtttAAAGTGACTGTGAAATATGTATGTTAcaccatagaggaattagaaaatggagatgcatcgcactcaaattcacgaataaaattgtctgtcgttttttgagggggacgaggtaaactcacacatcgaaaatatttaacaccattaaaaatattctatgtccatacactacacttatctataaatttgactcgcaaatcgcaatacacacacgcgtaatttttacacagagtaacaaacacattgcttagactatccacaaattaaatacatagaatattcgattactgatcgatgtttggctgtttcgttaaaagaatcgattctttttagaaattgtttttattacaaatttgataaaataaaggtttaaatactttcaaatgaaacgttactccatcttttactaaactgcAAGTTTTTGGccattttttatgccatttactacacaaactgaaatttttagggagctctttacacgacaaaaacgattacaacaatgattTGAtagttagatcatagatttttgatctttgccagaggggtaacgggtagcgaggcaggtcctgttatttaaatggtctaagatgTTACACAGGCAGTTTATGAACCTTTTATCTATGGTAAGAACACAGataattatagatatataattgAGATTGGGACGTAAGACAGAGATATAGAGATATATAGGGTAGAATATAGAGTGCTATTAACGCTCAgacttatttgtatttgtacggcctccgtggcgcagtggtatgcgcggtggatgtacaagacggaggtcctgggttcgattcccggctgggcagattgagattttcttaatttgtccaggtctggctggtaggaggcttcggccatggctagttaccaccctaccggcaaagacgtaccgccaagcgatttagcgttccggtacgatgccgcgtagaaaccgaaaggggtgtggattttcatcctcctcctaacaagttagcccgcttccatcttagactgcatcatcacttaccatcaggtgagattgtagtcaagggctaacttgtaaaagaataaaaaaaaaaaaaaagactaattaCATTGGTAGCTGTCTCGCTAGACTTAACTCTTCTGTCAtaatatatgatcaatgatctaatgagattataaaaacagtctataataatcgatgtttcatagttgtaatcgtgttcgttggttaacGAGCtacgtaaaaatacctttaccCACCCACTAAATGAGTGCCACACACAATTTTTTAGCACTCAAGTGAAgcagtcgcatttgcaaattca
Proteins encoded:
- the LOC112051108 gene encoding importin subunit beta-1 isoform X2 codes for the protein MITEPTLSLIQILEKTISPDRNELEAAEKYLDHAAVSNFTIFIKMLSDVLVQGGNSQVARMAAGLQLKNHLTSKDPTLKQQYQQRWLDLPEDTRLYIKKNILAAIGTENSRPSSAAQCVAYVAVAELAVGQWNGLIPILVENVVNLQSTELKKEASLEAIGYICQEIDAEVLTEQSNAILTAIIHGMRSSEPSFNVRLAATQALLNSLEFTRANFDKENERNFIMEVVCEATQSTDMRISVAALQCLVKILSLYYQYMEPYMGQALFPITLEAMKSDIDEISLQGIEFWSNVSDEEIDLGIEMAEASEAGRPPVRTSRFYARGALQYIAPVLMQKLTKQEDSDDELEWNPSKAASVCLMLLSNCCEDEIVPHVLPFIHSNIKSDNWRYREAALMAFGSILGGLESATLKPLVEEAMPTLIQAMYDSSVAVRDTAAWTFGRICEIVPEAAINDTYLKPLLESLMSGLKGEPRVAANVCWAFTGLAEAAYDAADCGDSTQPKTYCMSTYFDYIVQRLLETTDRLDAAQHNLRSAAYEALMEMVKNSPTDCYVTVQKTTMVILERLQQVLQMENHISSQVDRTQLIDLQSLLCATLQSVLRKVTPEDAPQISDAIMAALLTMFAGNAGKAGGVQEDALMAVSTLVEVLGEGFLKYMDAFKQYLYVGLKNHQEYQVCIAAVGVTGDICRSLKSKVLPYCDEIIVLLLQNLGDPYIHRAVKPQILSVFGDIALSIGPDFKKYFEVVMQMLLQASNAQVDRNDYDMVEYLGELRESVLEAYTGIIQGLKGTSGEILVDVAVVEPHVAAIVNFMIQVASEPERTDSHMSLIAGLTGDLCTVFGQRVLPLLETRPLLDLLQAARMSRTPRTKTLANWATKEIRKLKQQAPLAS
- the LOC112051108 gene encoding importin subunit beta-1 isoform X1, which translates into the protein MITEPTLSLIQILEKTISPDRNELEAAEKYLDHAAVSNFTIFIKMLSDVLVQGGNSQVARMAAGLQLKNHLTSKDPTLKQQYQQRWLDLPEDTRLYIKKNILAAIGTENSRPSSAAQCVAYVAVAELAVGQWNGLIPILVENVVNLQSTELKKEASLEAIGYICQEIDAEVLTEQSNAILTAIIHGMRSSEPSFNVRLAATQALLNSLEFTRANFDKENERNFIMEVVCEATQSTDMRISVAALQCLVKILSLYYQYMEPYMGQALFPITLEAMKSDIDEISLQGIEFWSNVSDEEIDLGIEMAEASEAGRPPVRTSRFYARGALQYIAPVLMQKLTKQEDSDDELEWNPSKAASVCLMLLSNCCEDEIVPHVLPFIHSNIKSDNWRYREAALMAFGSILGGLESATLKPLVEEAMPTLIQAMYDSSVAVRDTAAWTFGRICEIVPEAAINDTYLKPLLESLMSGLKGEPRVAANVCWAFTGLAEAAYDAADCGDSTQPKTYCMSTYFDYIVQRLLETTDRLDAAQHNLRSAAYEALMEMVKNSPTDCYVTVQKTTMVILERLQQVLQMENHISSQVDRTQLIDLQSLLCATLQSVLRKVTPEDAPQISDAIMAALLTMFAGNAGKAGGVQEDALMAVSTLVEVLGEGFLKYMDAFKQYLYVGLKNHQEYQVCIAAVGVTGDICRSLKSKVLPYCDEIIVLLLQNLGDPYIHRAVKPQILSVFGDIALSIGPDFKKYFEVVMQMLLQASNAQVDRNDYDMVEYLGELRESVLEAYTGIIQGLKGTSGEILVDVAVVEPHVAAIVNFMIQVASEPERTDSHMSLIAGLTGDLCTVFGQRVLPLLETRPLLDLLQAARMSRTPRTKTLANWATKEIRKLKQQAPLASW